The Pseudophaeobacter arcticus DSM 23566 genome includes a region encoding these proteins:
- a CDS encoding TetR/AcrR family transcriptional regulator, producing MPKIVDHQAYSQQLAQGAAGYFSDHGYAGTSMRKVAQHLGLSKSALYHYFATKEDLFLTCTKQVMGAFDADFTDPQATEQENLQRLTDALRQDFAREMALIFDYLRGKTRPQIAEDEAMQVAMSTYRRVVTTIVGDQRAEEVLAGLLGTLMLDYLTGK from the coding sequence ATGCCAAAAATTGTCGATCACCAGGCCTATAGTCAGCAGCTCGCACAAGGCGCTGCCGGGTATTTTTCGGACCATGGTTATGCCGGGACCAGCATGCGCAAAGTTGCGCAGCATCTGGGCCTGTCAAAAAGCGCGCTGTATCACTACTTTGCAACCAAGGAGGATCTGTTTTTGACCTGTACCAAACAGGTCATGGGCGCATTTGACGCTGATTTTACCGACCCTCAGGCGACAGAACAGGAAAACCTGCAACGCCTGACAGATGCCTTGCGCCAGGATTTTGCCCGTGAAATGGCGCTGATTTTTGACTACCTGCGTGGCAAAACCCGGCCCCAAATAGCAGAGGACGAGGCCATGCAGGTGGCAATGAGCACCTATCGCAGGGTTGTCACTACCATTGTCGGGGACCAGCGGGCCGAGGAGGTCCTGGCCGGTTTGCTAGGTACGCTAATGTTGGATTATTTGACTGGCAAATGA
- a CDS encoding vitamin B12-dependent ribonucleotide reductase codes for MKIERKFTKAGQDAYKSLDFISATSEIRNPDGTIVFRQENIEVPSSWSQVASDVIAQKYFRKAGVPERLKKVKEEGVPEFLWRSVPAGKDVPTGGETSSKQVFDRLAGAWTYWGWKGGYFTSEGDARSYFDEMRHMLATQRAAPNSPQWFNTGLHWAYGIDGPAQGHHYVDYKTGKLTKSTSSYEHPQPHACFIQSVADDLVNEGGIMDLWVREARLFKYGSGTGTNFSHLRGEGEALSGGGKSSGLMGFLRIGDRAAGAIKSGGTTRRAAKMVIVDADHPDIEDFIQWKVIEEQKVASIVAGSKMHEKMLNSIFAAIRSWDGASEDAYEPSANPALKKAVREAKKVAIPETYIKRVLDYAKQGYDSIEFPIYDTDWDSEAYSSVSGQNSNNSIRVTNAFLHAVKKDADWQLINRTDGKVAKTVKARDLWEKVGHAAWACADPGIQFHDTVNEWHTCPQDGEIRGSNPCSEYMFLDDTACNLASLNLLTFYKDGKFQAEDYMHACRLWTVTLEISVTMAQFPSKEIAQRSYDFRTLGLGYANIGGLLMNMGYGYDSEEGRALCGSLTALMTGVAYATSAEMAGELGAFSGYARNADAMLRVIRNHRTAAMGRVTGYEGLSVPPVPLDISGCPDARLADLAMGAWDEALELGEKHGYRNAQTTVIAPTGTIGLVMDCDTTGIEPDFALVKFKKLAGGGYFKIINRSVPAALEGLGYSSSQIEEIVSYAVGHASLGNAPGINHTSLTGHGFGPNELSKIDSALESAFDIRFVFNQWTLGEDFCTGVLGIPAKKLNDPTFDLLRHLGFTKADIDAANDHVCGTMTLEGAPHLKEEHYQIFDCANPCGKKGKRFLGVESHIRMMAAAQSFISGAISKTINMPNDAEIEECQKAYELSWSLGVKANALYRDGSKLSQPLAAALVEDDDEAAELLETGNNQEKAVVLAEKIIEKIVIKEVIKSHRTKMPQRRKGYTQKAVVGGHKVYLRTGEYESGTLGEIFIDMHKEGAGFRAMMNNFAIAVSVGLQYGVPLEEFVDAFTFTKFEPAGMVQGNDSIKNATSILDYVFRELAVSYLDRTDLAHVKPQGPAFDDIGRGEEEGVSNLSELSESAASRSLEVLKQISSTGYLRKRLPQDLVVLQGGASGLMNAGISAADPVSDLHSLVPEVTAAPLSGPVTGMDARTKAKMQGYEGEACGECGNYTLVRNGTCMKCNTCGSTSGCS; via the coding sequence ATGAAGATCGAGCGCAAATTCACCAAGGCAGGGCAGGACGCCTATAAATCTCTGGATTTCATTTCTGCCACCTCCGAAATTCGAAACCCGGATGGCACCATTGTGTTCCGTCAGGAGAATATTGAGGTTCCTTCCAGCTGGAGCCAGGTTGCCAGCGATGTCATTGCGCAGAAGTATTTTCGCAAGGCCGGCGTGCCCGAGCGCCTGAAAAAGGTCAAAGAAGAGGGCGTTCCTGAATTCCTTTGGCGGTCCGTTCCTGCTGGCAAAGATGTACCTACAGGGGGCGAAACCTCCTCCAAGCAGGTGTTTGATCGTCTGGCCGGGGCCTGGACCTATTGGGGCTGGAAAGGCGGCTATTTCACCAGCGAAGGTGATGCGCGCTCTTACTTTGACGAGATGCGCCACATGCTGGCGACCCAGCGCGCGGCGCCCAACAGCCCACAGTGGTTCAACACCGGTCTGCACTGGGCCTATGGGATTGATGGTCCGGCCCAGGGCCACCATTATGTCGATTACAAAACTGGTAAGCTCACCAAATCCACCAGCTCCTATGAGCACCCACAGCCCCATGCCTGCTTTATCCAGTCGGTGGCCGATGATCTGGTCAACGAGGGCGGCATTATGGACCTTTGGGTGCGCGAGGCCCGCCTGTTCAAATATGGGTCTGGCACCGGCACCAATTTCAGCCATCTGCGCGGCGAAGGGGAGGCCCTGTCGGGGGGCGGTAAATCCTCTGGTCTGATGGGTTTTCTGCGTATTGGCGACCGCGCCGCAGGGGCGATCAAATCCGGTGGCACCACCCGGCGCGCGGCCAAGATGGTGATCGTCGACGCGGACCATCCGGATATCGAAGATTTCATCCAGTGGAAGGTTATCGAAGAGCAGAAAGTGGCCTCCATCGTGGCGGGCTCCAAGATGCATGAAAAGATGCTGAACAGCATCTTTGCGGCAATCCGGTCCTGGGATGGCGCCTCTGAGGATGCCTATGAGCCCTCGGCCAACCCGGCGCTGAAAAAGGCGGTCCGCGAGGCCAAGAAGGTTGCGATCCCCGAGACCTATATCAAGCGCGTGCTGGACTACGCAAAGCAGGGCTATGACAGCATCGAGTTCCCGATCTATGATACCGACTGGGATTCCGAGGCCTATAGTTCTGTCTCCGGTCAGAACTCCAACAACTCGATCCGGGTTACCAATGCGTTTTTGCATGCGGTTAAAAAGGATGCCGATTGGCAGCTGATCAACCGGACTGACGGAAAGGTGGCCAAAACCGTCAAAGCACGGGATCTGTGGGAAAAGGTCGGCCATGCGGCCTGGGCCTGCGCCGATCCGGGTATCCAGTTCCACGACACCGTGAACGAATGGCACACCTGCCCGCAAGACGGTGAGATTCGTGGTTCAAACCCTTGTTCCGAATATATGTTCCTGGACGATACCGCCTGCAACCTCGCCTCTCTGAACCTGCTGACCTTCTACAAGGATGGCAAGTTCCAGGCAGAAGACTACATGCATGCCTGTCGTCTGTGGACCGTGACCCTGGAGATTTCGGTCACCATGGCGCAGTTCCCGTCCAAGGAGATCGCGCAGCGGTCTTATGACTTTAGAACCCTGGGTCTGGGCTATGCCAATATCGGCGGTTTGCTGATGAACATGGGCTATGGCTATGACAGCGAGGAGGGCCGGGCGCTTTGCGGCTCGCTGACCGCGCTGATGACCGGTGTTGCCTATGCCACCTCGGCCGAGATGGCTGGTGAACTTGGCGCCTTCTCTGGCTACGCGCGCAATGCCGATGCGATGCTCAGGGTCATTCGCAACCACCGCACTGCTGCCATGGGGCGGGTCACCGGGTATGAAGGTCTTTCGGTTCCGCCGGTGCCGCTGGACATTTCCGGCTGCCCTGATGCGCGGCTTGCGGATCTTGCCATGGGGGCCTGGGACGAGGCGTTGGAGCTGGGCGAAAAGCACGGCTACCGCAATGCCCAAACCACTGTCATTGCGCCCACCGGCACCATTGGTCTGGTGATGGACTGTGACACCACCGGGATTGAGCCGGATTTTGCCCTGGTGAAGTTCAAAAAACTGGCCGGTGGCGGCTATTTCAAGATCATCAACCGTTCGGTCCCGGCCGCTCTCGAAGGGCTGGGGTATAGCTCCTCGCAGATCGAAGAGATCGTCTCTTATGCGGTGGGGCATGCTTCGCTTGGCAATGCGCCGGGGATCAACCACACCTCGCTGACCGGTCACGGCTTTGGTCCCAATGAATTGTCCAAGATCGACAGTGCCTTGGAATCCGCTTTTGACATCCGCTTTGTGTTCAACCAGTGGACATTGGGCGAGGATTTCTGCACCGGAGTGTTGGGCATTCCGGCGAAAAAGCTGAATGATCCCACCTTTGATCTGCTGCGCCACCTTGGCTTTACCAAAGCCGATATCGACGCGGCCAATGATCATGTCTGTGGCACCATGACGCTGGAAGGCGCGCCACATCTGAAAGAAGAGCATTATCAGATCTTTGACTGCGCCAACCCCTGCGGCAAAAAGGGCAAGCGCTTTCTTGGGGTCGAAAGCCATATCCGCATGATGGCTGCTGCCCAGAGCTTTATTTCCGGTGCGATTTCTAAAACCATCAACATGCCCAATGATGCCGAGATTGAAGAGTGCCAAAAGGCCTATGAGCTGAGCTGGTCCCTGGGCGTCAAGGCCAATGCGCTGTACCGCGATGGCTCCAAGCTGAGCCAGCCACTGGCGGCGGCGCTGGTTGAGGATGACGATGAGGCGGCAGAGCTGCTGGAAACCGGTAACAATCAGGAAAAAGCCGTTGTTCTGGCAGAGAAAATTATCGAAAAGATCGTCATCAAGGAGGTGATCAAATCCCACCGCACCAAGATGCCGCAACGGCGCAAAGGCTATACTCAAAAGGCAGTTGTTGGCGGTCACAAGGTCTACCTGCGAACCGGCGAATATGAGAGCGGCACCCTGGGTGAGATCTTTATCGACATGCACAAAGAGGGTGCAGGATTCCGGGCGATGATGAACAACTTTGCCATCGCGGTTTCAGTCGGTCTGCAATACGGCGTGCCACTGGAAGAGTTTGTCGATGCCTTCACCTTTACCAAATTCGAACCCGCAGGCATGGTCCAGGGCAATGACTCGATCAAGAATGCCACCTCGATCCTCGACTATGTGTTCCGTGAACTGGCGGTCAGCTATCTGGATCGCACGGATCTGGCGCATGTAAAACCCCAAGGCCCGGCCTTTGACGATATCGGGCGCGGCGAAGAAGAAGGCGTGTCCAATCTTTCGGAACTCAGCGAAAGCGCGGCAAGCCGGTCGTTGGAGGTGCTGAAGCAGATTTCCTCTACCGGCTATCTGCGCAAGCGCCTGCCACAGGATCTGGTGGTGCTCCAGGGCGGGGCAAGTGGTCTGATGAATGCAGGGATTTCGGCAGCGGATCCTGTTTCGGACCTGCATTCTCTGGTGCCAGAGGTCACAGCAGCTCCGCTATCTGGCCCCGTTACTGGCATGGATGCACGGACCAAGGCAAAGATGCAGGGCTATGAGGGCGAAGCCTGCGGCGAATGCGGCAACTACACCTTGGTGCGCAACGGCACCTGCATGAAATGCAACACCTGCGGTTCCACCTCCGGCTGTTCCTAA
- a CDS encoding MarR family winged helix-turn-helix transcriptional regulator: MNFRFNHLKYVFQFIDFKRNCLCRVHPELAADLNFWHRNSLHLAADDAASCRLVIIARWNWFIYEPNKDLFWSPVLSVKLRVFHQLQVAHSALFRAADRRTRQAVGLTTRQFAVLFVLSQSDAQPISEIAKRLSMGKSSLTGLVDRMVERGLVARIASASDGRITNIHLEDSGAKILARVKEETKHFNRALLAPFSDKEQLVIQRFLTHLVDHADEIINPVSAPVSAPVSPPVGDDDDATDKA; the protein is encoded by the coding sequence TTGAATTTCAGATTTAACCACCTAAAGTACGTATTTCAGTTCATTGATTTTAAACGTAATTGCCTCTGCCGGGTTCATCCGGAGTTGGCTGCGGACCTGAATTTTTGGCACCGGAACTCGCTACATTTGGCTGCCGATGACGCGGCATCTTGCCGTTTGGTCATCATTGCCCGGTGGAATTGGTTCATATACGAACCAAATAAAGATCTGTTTTGGAGTCCTGTTTTGTCGGTAAAACTGCGCGTCTTTCATCAATTGCAGGTGGCCCATAGTGCGCTGTTTCGCGCAGCCGACCGGCGCACGCGCCAGGCGGTGGGGCTGACCACACGCCAGTTTGCGGTGCTCTTTGTCTTGTCACAATCAGATGCACAGCCCATTTCCGAAATCGCCAAACGGCTCTCTATGGGGAAATCCAGCCTGACCGGTCTGGTGGATCGCATGGTTGAACGTGGCCTTGTTGCCCGTATTGCCTCGGCCAGTGATGGCCGGATTACCAATATCCACCTTGAAGACAGTGGCGCCAAAATCCTGGCCCGTGTGAAAGAGGAAACCAAGCATTTCAACAGGGCTTTGCTTGCGCCTTTTAGTGATAAAGAACAGCTGGTTATCCAGAGGTTCCTCACCCATCTGGTGGACCATGCCGATGAGATTATCAACCCAGTCTCAGCCCCAGTCTCAGCCCCAGTCTCACCCCCTGTCGGAGATGACGATGATGCAACTGACAAAGCGTGA
- a CDS encoding ABC transporter ATP-binding protein, translated as MTRLSAQNLSYSYGARPVLKELDFDALPSGKLTALIGPNAAGKSTLFRLISGLAKPATGQITLNDTDLASLGSRERLKRICFMPQYFAANAALTVFDVVMMAHKQLRGWRVTAADMAAVAQALAEAGIGHLSEAYVSELSGGQSQMVSVAQALIRHSDVYLFDEPTSALDLRHQLEVLTRIRATVQARDSIGVVALHDLNLAARFADHLILLGQGRILAQGCAKTVLCSPAISETYKVDVEISTGPREDLTVHAYAS; from the coding sequence ATGACCAGACTAAGCGCGCAAAACCTGTCTTATTCCTATGGGGCACGGCCCGTCCTGAAGGAGCTGGATTTTGATGCCCTGCCGTCAGGCAAGCTAACCGCTTTGATCGGGCCCAATGCGGCGGGGAAATCCACCTTGTTTCGCCTGATCTCAGGGCTCGCAAAGCCGGCGACCGGGCAGATCACCCTGAATGACACCGATCTTGCCTCTCTGGGGTCTCGTGAACGGCTCAAACGCATCTGCTTCATGCCGCAATACTTTGCCGCAAACGCAGCCCTCACCGTTTTTGATGTGGTCATGATGGCGCATAAGCAATTGCGCGGATGGCGGGTAACTGCGGCAGATATGGCGGCAGTTGCCCAGGCTCTGGCAGAGGCCGGGATCGGCCATCTGTCAGAAGCCTATGTAAGCGAGCTGTCCGGCGGGCAATCCCAGATGGTTTCTGTGGCCCAGGCGCTCATCCGGCATTCTGACGTCTACCTGTTTGATGAGCCCACCTCGGCGCTGGATTTGCGTCACCAACTGGAGGTGCTGACCCGCATTCGCGCAACCGTTCAGGCACGTGACAGTATCGGCGTTGTCGCATTGCATGATTTGAACCTCGCAGCACGCTTTGCCGACCACCTTATTTTGCTGGGTCAGGGACGTATTCTTGCCCAGGGCTGCGCAAAAACCGTGCTGTGCTCACCGGCGATATCTGAAACCTACAAAGTGGATGTTGAAATCAGCACTGGCCCCAGAGAGGATCTGACCGTCCATGCCTACGCGTCGTGA
- a CDS encoding alpha/beta hydrolase family protein, producing MMQLTKREPLSFTTSDGVTLQGDLTTCETPELAVLISAGTGFPRQFYHGIAQFMAERGAIVLTYDYRGIAGSRQGDLAQSEIEYPDWGRYDMVAAVEQLSQAAPGVRITHLAHSVGGHFIGVMSNHQAIDRHALVSVGTGYFGGHQVKNWPLEFYFWWLLGSYSLLRWGYIKPVGGWQGEPLPPRVFKTWRKWSQRRSYFRADYEGLLKPQHYSDVTASIRSWVFTDDPIATPQAARDLLECYPNAAKSLQIRTPADIGVTRIGHEGAFRPGREALWAECWDWLSQDQVTA from the coding sequence ATGATGCAACTGACAAAGCGTGAACCACTCAGCTTTACCACCAGTGACGGGGTTACGCTGCAAGGCGACTTGACCACCTGCGAGACCCCTGAACTGGCGGTGCTGATCTCTGCAGGAACCGGATTTCCGCGCCAGTTTTACCACGGGATTGCGCAGTTCATGGCCGAACGTGGGGCCATTGTGCTGACCTATGACTACCGCGGTATTGCGGGGTCGCGCCAGGGCGATCTGGCCCAGTCCGAGATCGAATATCCGGATTGGGGTCGATACGATATGGTTGCCGCCGTGGAGCAGCTGTCCCAGGCGGCACCGGGGGTGCGCATTACCCATTTGGCCCATAGCGTTGGTGGCCATTTTATCGGTGTGATGTCCAACCACCAAGCCATTGATCGCCATGCACTTGTTTCAGTTGGGACCGGGTATTTTGGTGGCCACCAGGTAAAGAACTGGCCGCTTGAGTTTTACTTCTGGTGGCTCTTGGGATCCTATTCCCTGCTGCGCTGGGGCTATATCAAACCGGTGGGCGGCTGGCAGGGCGAGCCCTTGCCGCCCCGCGTGTTCAAGACCTGGCGCAAATGGAGCCAACGTCGCAGCTACTTTCGCGCCGATTATGAGGGGCTGCTAAAGCCACAGCACTACAGCGATGTGACGGCGTCGATCCGATCCTGGGTCTTTACCGATGATCCGATTGCAACCCCGCAGGCGGCGCGTGATCTGCTGGAGTGCTATCCCAACGCAGCGAAATCGTTGCAAATCAGAACACCCGCTGACATTGGTGTGACGCGTATTGGTCACGAAGGCGCCTTTCGACCAGGCCGCGAAGCGCTTTGGGCAGAATGCTGGGATTGGCTTTCACAAGACCAGGTAACCGCTTGA
- a CDS encoding DUF1295 domain-containing protein: MTTRYGGVDRAHARSYGPKLTFAVLHGALVVMCLWLAFGGFEWADPTRAKVLALCAVLYWARHAVTLFVILQRRVEMSEGLGLTLFIGIVEIGFLVLGAGALSGVSTPFGLWDWLGGTLLATGSCLNTGSELQRRAWKRLPGSKGHCYTGGLFSYSVHINYFGDSLLFTGWAILAASVWAFSIPMLMVALFVFYHIPPLDRYLADRYGAEFRAYAGKTAKFVPFLY, from the coding sequence ATGACAACCAGATACGGTGGTGTTGATCGCGCCCATGCCCGCTCTTATGGCCCAAAACTGACCTTTGCTGTCTTGCACGGTGCCCTGGTTGTGATGTGCCTGTGGCTGGCCTTTGGCGGCTTTGAGTGGGCAGATCCAACCCGGGCCAAGGTTTTGGCGCTATGTGCTGTTCTGTACTGGGCGCGGCACGCGGTGACCCTGTTTGTTATCCTGCAGCGCCGGGTTGAGATGTCCGAAGGGCTGGGGCTGACCCTTTTTATTGGCATCGTCGAAATTGGATTTTTGGTACTCGGGGCAGGGGCCTTGTCCGGGGTTTCCACCCCCTTTGGTCTCTGGGATTGGCTGGGGGGCACATTGCTGGCCACTGGGTCCTGCCTGAACACCGGGTCCGAACTGCAACGTCGCGCCTGGAAGAGGCTGCCCGGTTCAAAGGGGCACTGCTATACGGGTGGGCTGTTCTCTTATTCCGTGCATATCAACTATTTTGGCGACAGCCTGCTGTTCACGGGATGGGCCATTCTGGCGGCTTCGGTTTGGGCGTTTTCCATCCCCATGCTGATGGTTGCACTGTTTGTCTTTTATCATATTCCACCGCTGGATCGCTATCTGGCCGACCGATATGGCGCGGAATTCCGTGCCTATGCCGGCAAAACCGCCAAGTTCGTGCCATTCCTGTATTGA
- a CDS encoding enoyl-CoA hydratase-related protein produces the protein MTDTITLQTDDRVTLLTINRPQKRNAITQQMYGVMADALKAYEASDTQRAFVITGAEDYFTAGNDLQDFSMADHSGDLPPVARFLEAISTCKKPVIAAVNGPAIGIGLTMLLHCDLVYAAASATFTAPFVKLGLVPEAASSMLLSASVGMAVANDILLAGRSLTAEEAHSYGLVSRVFSDAELLQQVAEIANHVAASAPEAMKLSKSLIRHQRDLVAAHMDRESDLFVAQLKSPEFSEVVTAMMQKRAPTFS, from the coding sequence ATGACCGACACAATTACTCTTCAGACCGATGATCGGGTTACCCTTCTGACCATCAACCGGCCGCAAAAGCGCAATGCAATCACACAACAGATGTATGGCGTCATGGCGGATGCGCTCAAGGCCTATGAGGCCTCAGACACCCAGCGCGCCTTTGTCATTACGGGCGCTGAGGATTATTTCACCGCCGGCAATGACCTGCAGGATTTCTCGATGGCGGACCACAGCGGTGATTTGCCCCCTGTCGCCCGGTTTCTCGAGGCGATTTCCACCTGCAAAAAACCGGTGATTGCCGCCGTGAATGGCCCCGCAATTGGCATTGGCCTGACCATGTTGCTGCATTGTGATCTGGTCTATGCCGCTGCCAGCGCCACCTTCACGGCGCCCTTTGTCAAATTGGGCCTGGTGCCAGAGGCCGCCTCGTCAATGCTGTTGTCGGCCTCAGTTGGGATGGCTGTTGCCAATGATATTCTGCTGGCCGGGCGCAGTCTCACCGCAGAAGAGGCGCATAGCTACGGTCTGGTTTCACGGGTCTTTTCCGATGCAGAGCTGCTGCAACAGGTGGCAGAGATTGCCAATCACGTCGCCGCATCGGCGCCTGAGGCCATGAAGCTGTCAAAATCCCTGATCCGTCATCAGCGCGATCTGGTTGCGGCGCATATGGATCGCGAGTCCGACCTGTTTGTCGCCCAGTTGAAATCCCCGGAGTTTTCCGAAGTTGTCACAGCCATGATGCAAAAACGGGCGCCGACCTTTTCCTGA
- a CDS encoding spike base protein, RCAP_Rcc01079 family yields the protein MPQTDPFAALSRSLTSPATEHFAIVPADGVDLPLRPRVLRVLTSGDVAIRDVNGVVITYAVSAGETLQISAVGIEATGTTATVAGWL from the coding sequence ATGCCCCAGACCGATCCTTTTGCCGCGCTGAGCCGCAGCTTGACCAGCCCCGCCACAGAGCATTTTGCCATTGTGCCGGCCGATGGTGTCGACCTGCCGCTGCGGCCCCGCGTCTTGCGGGTTCTTACCTCGGGCGATGTCGCCATTCGGGACGTAAATGGCGTGGTGATCACCTATGCGGTTTCAGCAGGCGAAACACTGCAGATTTCGGCTGTCGGCATCGAGGCCACCGGGACCACCGCGACAGTTGCAGGCTGGCTCTGA
- a CDS encoding FecCD family ABC transporter permease — MTDQTTSAGFDAAALVMAYKRRNLRRVGLVAGAVTIMMCLVVLDIITGPADLSFGRTLAVILDPSLASPKEQVIIWQLRLPVALMAVTVGAMLGVAGAEMQTILNNPLADPFTLGLSSAASFGAALAIVLGWSVVPGVGGLFVTANAFVLAMITSGCLFLFTRLRGVTPEAMILVGIAMLFTFNALLAFLQYGASELQLAQLIFWQLGSLARASWTKVGVCIAVLLIVLPYFMSRSWALTALRMGEEKAAALGVNVSLLRMSVLAGVSLLSAVAVSFVGAVAFVGLVGPHIARMIVGEDQRGFLPLSALCGALIMSGTSIASKAITPGIVYPIGMITSLIGIPFFILLILGQRKRHWQ; from the coding sequence ATGACAGATCAAACGACCTCAGCCGGATTCGATGCGGCGGCTCTTGTGATGGCCTACAAACGGCGCAACCTGCGCCGTGTAGGGCTGGTTGCCGGAGCCGTGACAATAATGATGTGCCTTGTTGTTCTGGACATCATCACCGGGCCTGCAGACCTGAGTTTTGGCCGCACGCTTGCCGTGATCCTGGATCCATCACTTGCATCGCCAAAAGAACAGGTGATCATCTGGCAGCTGCGTTTGCCCGTTGCTTTGATGGCTGTGACGGTTGGCGCCATGCTGGGCGTTGCCGGTGCGGAAATGCAAACCATTTTGAACAACCCGCTTGCCGATCCCTTTACCCTGGGCCTGTCCTCGGCTGCCAGTTTTGGCGCGGCGCTGGCCATCGTGCTTGGCTGGTCGGTTGTGCCGGGTGTTGGCGGGTTGTTTGTCACCGCCAATGCCTTTGTGCTGGCGATGATCACCTCTGGGTGTTTGTTTCTTTTTACCCGTCTTCGCGGCGTCACACCTGAGGCGATGATCCTTGTCGGGATTGCGATGCTGTTTACTTTCAATGCCTTACTGGCATTTCTTCAATATGGAGCATCCGAGCTGCAATTGGCTCAGCTTATTTTCTGGCAACTTGGCTCGCTCGCCCGTGCCTCCTGGACCAAAGTTGGCGTCTGCATCGCCGTTCTGCTGATTGTCCTGCCCTATTTCATGTCACGTTCCTGGGCCTTGACCGCTTTGCGCATGGGCGAAGAAAAAGCCGCAGCGCTTGGGGTCAACGTGTCGCTGTTGCGCATGTCGGTCCTGGCCGGGGTCTCCCTGTTGTCTGCTGTCGCGGTGTCCTTTGTCGGGGCTGTGGCCTTTGTCGGACTTGTCGGCCCCCATATCGCCCGAATGATTGTCGGCGAAGATCAACGGGGCTTTCTGCCACTTTCGGCGCTCTGCGGTGCGCTGATCATGTCCGGCACATCCATCGCCTCCAAGGCCATCACACCGGGCATTGTCTACCCAATTGGCATGATCACATCGCTGATCGGCATCCCGTTTTTCATCCTGTTGATCCTTGGGCAACGTAAAAGGCATTGGCAATGA
- a CDS encoding ABC transporter substrate-binding protein encodes MIYSIAPLTTGNPFEKIVGWKDDLITYDPDAFRQYEKAFPEDTARLINFGNPYAGDFSIESVLEAGTDLLLLDVGNLFKAEETGLIEKMESAGVNVAFVDFRRNATENTVPSLLMMGRILGEEKRAAELIDFYIGQMRKVTNIVDQIPADERPLVAIENAAGWQADFCCWSFGPYNFGRFVELAGGVNYASTLANAYSVDISLEGLIEADPDHIIATGANWIESRPEVASILLGYEGDPAVNHAKLQALADRTGFAQMRAVKEGNMHAIYHQFYNSPYHFVAVQQIAKWLHPDEFADLDPQASLEELHDKFLPFEASGQFWTSLK; translated from the coding sequence ATGATATATTCAATCGCGCCGCTGACGACGGGCAATCCGTTTGAAAAAATTGTGGGCTGGAAAGACGATCTGATCACGTATGATCCCGATGCCTTTCGCCAGTATGAAAAAGCCTTTCCCGAAGACACCGCCCGGTTGATCAACTTTGGCAACCCCTACGCTGGTGATTTCAGTATTGAATCCGTACTGGAGGCGGGAACGGATCTTTTGTTGCTCGATGTGGGCAACCTGTTCAAAGCCGAAGAGACCGGCCTGATCGAAAAGATGGAAAGCGCAGGCGTCAACGTCGCCTTTGTTGATTTCCGCCGAAACGCTACTGAAAATACCGTGCCATCGCTGTTGATGATGGGCCGCATCCTGGGCGAAGAAAAACGTGCAGCGGAACTTATCGATTTCTATATCGGCCAAATGCGCAAGGTCACCAATATTGTCGACCAGATCCCGGCTGACGAACGCCCCCTGGTGGCGATTGAAAACGCAGCCGGATGGCAAGCTGATTTTTGCTGTTGGTCCTTTGGCCCTTACAACTTTGGCCGTTTTGTCGAATTGGCAGGCGGGGTGAACTACGCCTCGACCCTGGCCAATGCCTATTCTGTCGACATCAGTCTGGAAGGGCTGATTGAGGCAGATCCTGACCATATCATCGCCACCGGCGCCAACTGGATCGAATCGCGCCCAGAGGTCGCCTCGATCCTGTTGGGCTATGAAGGCGACCCTGCAGTGAATCACGCAAAGCTGCAGGCGCTGGCGGATCGCACCGGGTTTGCCCAGATGCGGGCGGTGAAAGAGGGCAATATGCACGCGATCTACCACCAGTTCTACAACTCGCCCTACCACTTTGTTGCGGTGCAACAGATTGCCAAATGGCTCCACCCGGACGAATTTGCAGATCTGGACCCCCAGGCCTCCCTTGAGGAACTGCACGACAAGTTCCTGCCGTTTGAGGCTTCCGGCCAGTTCTGGACCTCGCTCAAATAA